In Rana temporaria chromosome 3, aRanTem1.1, whole genome shotgun sequence, a single window of DNA contains:
- the SEMA6D gene encoding semaphorin-6D isoform X1, producing MRLCGLLAGKVLVMVSLVYAVSFPEDDEPINFIDYHYSRQYPVFRGRPSGNESQHSLDFQLMLKIRDTLYVAGRDQVYAVNLNEVHKTEITPSRKLTWRSGQADRKNCAMKGKHKDECHNYIKVFVPRNDEMIFVCGTNAYNPMCRYYRLSTLEYDGEEISGLARCPFDARQTNVALFADGKLYSATMADFQASDAVIYRSMGDGFALRTIKYDSKWLKEPHFLHAIEYGSYIYFFFREIAVEHNNLGKAVHSRVARICKNDLGGSQRVLEKHWTSFVKARLNCSVPGDSFFYFDVLQSITDIIEINGIPTVVGVFTTQLNSIPGSAVCAFTMDDIEKAFRARFKEQKTPDSVWTAVPEDKVPKPRPGCCARHGFAEGYRSSTEFPDETLAFIKSHPLMDSAVPSISEEPWFTKTRVRYRLTAVAVDHLAGPYLNYTVIFVGSEAGIVLKILAKTNPFSLNDSVLLEEIDAYNRAKCYGGNEEDRRVVSLQMDKDHHSLFVAFSGCIVRLPLSRCDRYGSCKKSCISSRDPYCGWLNHETCGRVKPGMFFGYEQDVEHGNTAQLGDCHEKLSTTTTPDYKIFGDPTSDIDVPTTSVTTMTSSPVILPKVIGSWKPRMTGARKFVQEDDPNSSDYTDTLTGVPNGVRWEVHSGESNQMVHMNVLITCVLAAFVLGAFIAGVIVYCHREMFARKNRKIHKDAESAQSCTDSSGSFAKLNGLFDSPVKEYQQSIDSPKHYTNILTSRKELPHSGETKVIMMDVQGQPPELAALPTPESTPVLQQKSLQPIKNQWEKVQNNLNISRKETPLKSPQFFPSSPPPHSPLAHGQIPSAVVLPNATHDYNTSFSNSNAHKSDKKLHNLEHSLVKQPSKRDHRRSVDSRNTLNDFLKHLNESAGNPKAMMADIQVAHQNTHQTPHQTLMLDTMGNMSEIPPKVPNREASLYSPSSTLPRNSPTKRVDVPSTPNGQMSSLESQRSYHKNSSQRHSISAMPKTMNSPNGVLISRQPSVNRGGYMPPSPNPRMDYMQGTPVIVHQQTSLSRQSSYTGHGTLPRMGIKRTTSIKPDVPPKPSFAPQTTTVRHLNKYSY from the exons AGATCAAGTTTATGCCGTAAATTTAAATGAAGTGCACAAGACTGAAATTACACCAAGCAGA AAGTTGACGTGGAGATCGGGTCAAGCAGACCGAAAGAATTGTGCAATGAAAGGCAAACACAAG GATGAATGCCATAACTACATCAAGGTTTTTGTTCCAAGAAATGACGAGATGATCTTTGTCTGTGGTACAAACGCCTACAATCCCATGTGCAGATACTACAGG TTAAGTACTTTAGAATATGATGGGGAAGAAATTAGTGGCTTGGCAAGGTGCCCTTTTGACGCTAGACAAACCAATGTGGCTCTTTTTGCTG ATGGGAAGTTATACTCGGCTACCATGGCAGACTTCCAAGCCAGTGACGCCGTGATCTATCGGAGCATGGGGGATGGATTTGCTCTGAGGACAATTAAATATGACTCCAAGTGGCTAAAAG AGCCGCATTTTCTGCACGCGATAGAGTACGGAAGTTACATTTACTTCTTCTTTCGAGAGATTGCTGTGGAGCATAACAATTTGGGCAAG GCTGTACATTCCCGTGTAGCCCGCATATGTAAAAACGACCTAGGGGGATCACAGAGAGTCCTGGAGAAACACTGGACATCATTTGTAAAGGCAAGGCTCAACTGCTCTGTTCCAGGGGATTCTTTCTTCTACTTTGATGTTCTGCAGTCTATAACTGACATAATAGAAATCAATGGAATTCCCACTGTTGTTGGAGTGTTTACTACACAGCTTAATAG TATACCAGGTTCCGCGGTTTGCGCTTTTACGATGGATGACATTGAGAAGGCTTTCAGAGCAAGATTTAAAGAACAAAAGACTCCAGACTCTGTTTGGACAGCTGTACCTGAAGACAAAGTACCAAAACCAAG GCCTGGTTGCTGTGCAAGACATGGCTTTGCTGAAGGTTATAGGTCTTCTACTGAATTTCCAGATGAAACTCTGGCTTTTATCAAGTCCCATCCCTTGATGGACTCTGCAGTCCCTTCTATCAGCGAAGAGCCTTGGTTCACAAAAACCCGTGTCAG GTACAGATTGACAGCTGTTGCAGTTGACCATCTCGCTGGCCCCTACCTTAACTACACAGTTATATTTGTGGGCTCAGAAGCTGGGATTGTTCTAAAGATCTTAGCCAAGACTAATCCATTTTCTCTGAatgacagtgtattactggaagAAATTGATGCTTACAACCGTGCAAA ATGTTATGGAGGCAATGAAGAAGACCGAAGGGTCGTGTCTCTGCAAATGGATAAAGACCACCACTCCTTATTTGTAGCTTTTTCAGGATGCATTGTTCGTCTGCCTCTAAGCCGCTGTGATCGATATGGCTCATGCAAAAA GTCTTGCATCAGTTCAAGAGATCCTTATTGCGGTTGGCTAAACCATGAAACCTGTGGCAGAGTCAAACCTGGCATGTT TTTTGGTTATGAGCAGGATGTGGAACATGGTAACACGGCACAGCTTGGAGACTGCCATG AAAAATTGTCTACTACAACTACACCAGATTACAAAATATTTGGCGATCCAACATCTG ACATTGATGTTCCTACCACTTCTGTAACCACAATGACAAGTAGTCCAGTCATTCTCCCTAAAGTGATTGGTTCCTGGAAACCCAGAATGACTGGCGCTCGGAAATTTGTCCAAGAAGATGACCCAAACTCATCTGATTATACTGATACATTAACAGGTGTCCCAAATG gtGTAAGGTGGGAAGTACACTCGGGAGAATCAAATCAAATGGTGCATATGAATGTGCTGATCACTTGTGTCCTGGCCGCATTTGTTCTTGGAGCTTTCATTGCTGGAGTTATTGTCTACTGCCACCGGGAAATGTTTGCacgaaaaaacagaaaaatacatAAGGATGCTGAGTCTGCCCAATCATGTACTGACTCCAGTGGAAGCTTTGCCAAACTTAATGGTTTGTTTGACAGCCCTGTTAAGGAATACCAACAAAGTATTGATTCGCCTAAACATTATACTAATATACTTACTAGTAGAAAGGAACTTCCACACAGTGGTGAAACCAAGGTCATCATGATGGATGTTCAAGGACAGCCACCTGAACTAGCTGCACTTCCGACGCCTGAATCAACACCAGTGCTTCAGCAAAAGAGCTTACAGCCCATCAAAAACCAGTGGGAAAAAGttcaaaataatttaaatatttcaCGTAAAGAAACCCCTCTTAAAAGTCCACAGTTTTTTCCTTCAAGccctccccctcactctcctcTTGCTCACGGACAAATCCCAAGTGCAGTTGTTCTTCCAAATGCCACCCATGATTACAATACTTCTTTTTCTAATTCCAATGCACACAAATCGGACAAAAAGCTTCATAACCTTGAGCATTCTTTGGTTAAACAGCCAAGTAAAAGAGATCATCGACGTTCTGTGGATTCCAGAAATACGCTGAACGACTTTCTAAAACATCTGAATGAATCTGCGGGGAACCCCAAAGCTATGATGGCAGATATACAAGTAGCTCATCAGAATACCCACCAGACGCCACATCAGACACTGATGCTTGACACTATGGGAAATATGTCTGAAATTCCACCTAAAGTTCCAAATAGGGAGGCATCCTTGTACTCCCCCTCTTCAACTCTTCCACGAAATAGCCCAACAAAACGGGTGGATGTGCCTTCTACCCCAAATGGACAAATGTCATCTTTAGAATCACAAAGAAGTTACCATAAAAACTCTTCCCAGAGGCATTCAATATCAGCTATGCCCAAAACTATGAACTCACCAAATGGTGTCTTGATTTCCAGACAACCTAGTGTTAATAGAGGCGGATATATGCCTCCAAGTCCTAATCCAAGGATGGActacatgcaaggaacacctgtTATAGTTCATCAACAGACTTCCTTATCACGACAAAGCAGCTATACGGGACATGGAACTCTCCCTCGTATGGGAATTAAGAGGACAACTTCAATAAAGCCTGACGTGCCACCAAAACCCTCATTTGCCCCACAAACTACAACAGTTAGACATCTAAATAAATATAGCTACTGA
- the SEMA6D gene encoding semaphorin-6D isoform X2, with the protein MRLCGLLAGKVLVMVSLVYAVSFPEDDEPINFIDYHYSRQYPVFRGRPSGNESQHSLDFQLMLKIRDTLYVAGRDQVYAVNLNEVHKTEITPSRKLTWRSGQADRKNCAMKGKHKDECHNYIKVFVPRNDEMIFVCGTNAYNPMCRYYRLSTLEYDGEEISGLARCPFDARQTNVALFADGKLYSATMADFQASDAVIYRSMGDGFALRTIKYDSKWLKEPHFLHAIEYGSYIYFFFREIAVEHNNLGKAVHSRVARICKNDLGGSQRVLEKHWTSFVKARLNCSVPGDSFFYFDVLQSITDIIEINGIPTVVGVFTTQLNSIPGSAVCAFTMDDIEKAFRARFKEQKTPDSVWTAVPEDKVPKPRPGCCARHGFAEGYRSSTEFPDETLAFIKSHPLMDSAVPSISEEPWFTKTRVRYRLTAVAVDHLAGPYLNYTVIFVGSEAGIVLKILAKTNPFSLNDSVLLEEIDAYNRAKCYGGNEEDRRVVSLQMDKDHHSLFVAFSGCIVRLPLSRCDRYGSCKKSCISSRDPYCGWLNHETCGRVKPGMFFGYEQDVEHGNTAQLGDCHDIDVPTTSVTTMTSSPVILPKVIGSWKPRMTGARKFVQEDDPNSSDYTDTLTGVPNGVRWEVHSGESNQMVHMNVLITCVLAAFVLGAFIAGVIVYCHREMFARKNRKIHKDAESAQSCTDSSGSFAKLNGLFDSPVKEYQQSIDSPKHYTNILTSRKELPHSGETKVIMMDVQGQPPELAALPTPESTPVLQQKSLQPIKNQWEKVQNNLNISRKETPLKSPQFFPSSPPPHSPLAHGQIPSAVVLPNATHDYNTSFSNSNAHKSDKKLHNLEHSLVKQPSKRDHRRSVDSRNTLNDFLKHLNESAGNPKAMMADIQVAHQNTHQTPHQTLMLDTMGNMSEIPPKVPNREASLYSPSSTLPRNSPTKRVDVPSTPNGQMSSLESQRSYHKNSSQRHSISAMPKTMNSPNGVLISRQPSVNRGGYMPPSPNPRMDYMQGTPVIVHQQTSLSRQSSYTGHGTLPRMGIKRTTSIKPDVPPKPSFAPQTTTVRHLNKYSY; encoded by the exons AGATCAAGTTTATGCCGTAAATTTAAATGAAGTGCACAAGACTGAAATTACACCAAGCAGA AAGTTGACGTGGAGATCGGGTCAAGCAGACCGAAAGAATTGTGCAATGAAAGGCAAACACAAG GATGAATGCCATAACTACATCAAGGTTTTTGTTCCAAGAAATGACGAGATGATCTTTGTCTGTGGTACAAACGCCTACAATCCCATGTGCAGATACTACAGG TTAAGTACTTTAGAATATGATGGGGAAGAAATTAGTGGCTTGGCAAGGTGCCCTTTTGACGCTAGACAAACCAATGTGGCTCTTTTTGCTG ATGGGAAGTTATACTCGGCTACCATGGCAGACTTCCAAGCCAGTGACGCCGTGATCTATCGGAGCATGGGGGATGGATTTGCTCTGAGGACAATTAAATATGACTCCAAGTGGCTAAAAG AGCCGCATTTTCTGCACGCGATAGAGTACGGAAGTTACATTTACTTCTTCTTTCGAGAGATTGCTGTGGAGCATAACAATTTGGGCAAG GCTGTACATTCCCGTGTAGCCCGCATATGTAAAAACGACCTAGGGGGATCACAGAGAGTCCTGGAGAAACACTGGACATCATTTGTAAAGGCAAGGCTCAACTGCTCTGTTCCAGGGGATTCTTTCTTCTACTTTGATGTTCTGCAGTCTATAACTGACATAATAGAAATCAATGGAATTCCCACTGTTGTTGGAGTGTTTACTACACAGCTTAATAG TATACCAGGTTCCGCGGTTTGCGCTTTTACGATGGATGACATTGAGAAGGCTTTCAGAGCAAGATTTAAAGAACAAAAGACTCCAGACTCTGTTTGGACAGCTGTACCTGAAGACAAAGTACCAAAACCAAG GCCTGGTTGCTGTGCAAGACATGGCTTTGCTGAAGGTTATAGGTCTTCTACTGAATTTCCAGATGAAACTCTGGCTTTTATCAAGTCCCATCCCTTGATGGACTCTGCAGTCCCTTCTATCAGCGAAGAGCCTTGGTTCACAAAAACCCGTGTCAG GTACAGATTGACAGCTGTTGCAGTTGACCATCTCGCTGGCCCCTACCTTAACTACACAGTTATATTTGTGGGCTCAGAAGCTGGGATTGTTCTAAAGATCTTAGCCAAGACTAATCCATTTTCTCTGAatgacagtgtattactggaagAAATTGATGCTTACAACCGTGCAAA ATGTTATGGAGGCAATGAAGAAGACCGAAGGGTCGTGTCTCTGCAAATGGATAAAGACCACCACTCCTTATTTGTAGCTTTTTCAGGATGCATTGTTCGTCTGCCTCTAAGCCGCTGTGATCGATATGGCTCATGCAAAAA GTCTTGCATCAGTTCAAGAGATCCTTATTGCGGTTGGCTAAACCATGAAACCTGTGGCAGAGTCAAACCTGGCATGTT TTTTGGTTATGAGCAGGATGTGGAACATGGTAACACGGCACAGCTTGGAGACTGCCATG ACATTGATGTTCCTACCACTTCTGTAACCACAATGACAAGTAGTCCAGTCATTCTCCCTAAAGTGATTGGTTCCTGGAAACCCAGAATGACTGGCGCTCGGAAATTTGTCCAAGAAGATGACCCAAACTCATCTGATTATACTGATACATTAACAGGTGTCCCAAATG gtGTAAGGTGGGAAGTACACTCGGGAGAATCAAATCAAATGGTGCATATGAATGTGCTGATCACTTGTGTCCTGGCCGCATTTGTTCTTGGAGCTTTCATTGCTGGAGTTATTGTCTACTGCCACCGGGAAATGTTTGCacgaaaaaacagaaaaatacatAAGGATGCTGAGTCTGCCCAATCATGTACTGACTCCAGTGGAAGCTTTGCCAAACTTAATGGTTTGTTTGACAGCCCTGTTAAGGAATACCAACAAAGTATTGATTCGCCTAAACATTATACTAATATACTTACTAGTAGAAAGGAACTTCCACACAGTGGTGAAACCAAGGTCATCATGATGGATGTTCAAGGACAGCCACCTGAACTAGCTGCACTTCCGACGCCTGAATCAACACCAGTGCTTCAGCAAAAGAGCTTACAGCCCATCAAAAACCAGTGGGAAAAAGttcaaaataatttaaatatttcaCGTAAAGAAACCCCTCTTAAAAGTCCACAGTTTTTTCCTTCAAGccctccccctcactctcctcTTGCTCACGGACAAATCCCAAGTGCAGTTGTTCTTCCAAATGCCACCCATGATTACAATACTTCTTTTTCTAATTCCAATGCACACAAATCGGACAAAAAGCTTCATAACCTTGAGCATTCTTTGGTTAAACAGCCAAGTAAAAGAGATCATCGACGTTCTGTGGATTCCAGAAATACGCTGAACGACTTTCTAAAACATCTGAATGAATCTGCGGGGAACCCCAAAGCTATGATGGCAGATATACAAGTAGCTCATCAGAATACCCACCAGACGCCACATCAGACACTGATGCTTGACACTATGGGAAATATGTCTGAAATTCCACCTAAAGTTCCAAATAGGGAGGCATCCTTGTACTCCCCCTCTTCAACTCTTCCACGAAATAGCCCAACAAAACGGGTGGATGTGCCTTCTACCCCAAATGGACAAATGTCATCTTTAGAATCACAAAGAAGTTACCATAAAAACTCTTCCCAGAGGCATTCAATATCAGCTATGCCCAAAACTATGAACTCACCAAATGGTGTCTTGATTTCCAGACAACCTAGTGTTAATAGAGGCGGATATATGCCTCCAAGTCCTAATCCAAGGATGGActacatgcaaggaacacctgtTATAGTTCATCAACAGACTTCCTTATCACGACAAAGCAGCTATACGGGACATGGAACTCTCCCTCGTATGGGAATTAAGAGGACAACTTCAATAAAGCCTGACGTGCCACCAAAACCCTCATTTGCCCCACAAACTACAACAGTTAGACATCTAAATAAATATAGCTACTGA
- the SEMA6D gene encoding semaphorin-6D isoform X3, whose translation MRLCGLLAGKVLVMVSLVYAVSFPEDDEPINFIDYHYSRQYPVFRGRPSGNESQHSLDFQLMLKIRDTLYVAGRDQVYAVNLNEVHKTEITPSRKLTWRSGQADRKNCAMKGKHKDECHNYIKVFVPRNDEMIFVCGTNAYNPMCRYYRLSTLEYDGEEISGLARCPFDARQTNVALFADGKLYSATMADFQASDAVIYRSMGDGFALRTIKYDSKWLKEPHFLHAIEYGSYIYFFFREIAVEHNNLGKAVHSRVARICKNDLGGSQRVLEKHWTSFVKARLNCSVPGDSFFYFDVLQSITDIIEINGIPTVVGVFTTQLNSIPGSAVCAFTMDDIEKAFRARFKEQKTPDSVWTAVPEDKVPKPRPGCCARHGFAEGYRSSTEFPDETLAFIKSHPLMDSAVPSISEEPWFTKTRVRYRLTAVAVDHLAGPYLNYTVIFVGSEAGIVLKILAKTNPFSLNDSVLLEEIDAYNRAKCYGGNEEDRRVVSLQMDKDHHSLFVAFSGCIVRLPLSRCDRYGSCKKSCISSRDPYCGWLNHETCGRVKPGMFFGYEQDVEHGNTAQLGDCHEKLSTTTTPDYKIFGDPTSGVRWEVHSGESNQMVHMNVLITCVLAAFVLGAFIAGVIVYCHREMFARKNRKIHKDAESAQSCTDSSGSFAKLNGLFDSPVKEYQQSIDSPKHYTNILTSRKELPHSGETKVIMMDVQGQPPELAALPTPESTPVLQQKSLQPIKNQWEKVQNNLNISRKETPLKSPQFFPSSPPPHSPLAHGQIPSAVVLPNATHDYNTSFSNSNAHKSDKKLHNLEHSLVKQPSKRDHRRSVDSRNTLNDFLKHLNESAGNPKAMMADIQVAHQNTHQTPHQTLMLDTMGNMSEIPPKVPNREASLYSPSSTLPRNSPTKRVDVPSTPNGQMSSLESQRSYHKNSSQRHSISAMPKTMNSPNGVLISRQPSVNRGGYMPPSPNPRMDYMQGTPVIVHQQTSLSRQSSYTGHGTLPRMGIKRTTSIKPDVPPKPSFAPQTTTVRHLNKYSY comes from the exons AGATCAAGTTTATGCCGTAAATTTAAATGAAGTGCACAAGACTGAAATTACACCAAGCAGA AAGTTGACGTGGAGATCGGGTCAAGCAGACCGAAAGAATTGTGCAATGAAAGGCAAACACAAG GATGAATGCCATAACTACATCAAGGTTTTTGTTCCAAGAAATGACGAGATGATCTTTGTCTGTGGTACAAACGCCTACAATCCCATGTGCAGATACTACAGG TTAAGTACTTTAGAATATGATGGGGAAGAAATTAGTGGCTTGGCAAGGTGCCCTTTTGACGCTAGACAAACCAATGTGGCTCTTTTTGCTG ATGGGAAGTTATACTCGGCTACCATGGCAGACTTCCAAGCCAGTGACGCCGTGATCTATCGGAGCATGGGGGATGGATTTGCTCTGAGGACAATTAAATATGACTCCAAGTGGCTAAAAG AGCCGCATTTTCTGCACGCGATAGAGTACGGAAGTTACATTTACTTCTTCTTTCGAGAGATTGCTGTGGAGCATAACAATTTGGGCAAG GCTGTACATTCCCGTGTAGCCCGCATATGTAAAAACGACCTAGGGGGATCACAGAGAGTCCTGGAGAAACACTGGACATCATTTGTAAAGGCAAGGCTCAACTGCTCTGTTCCAGGGGATTCTTTCTTCTACTTTGATGTTCTGCAGTCTATAACTGACATAATAGAAATCAATGGAATTCCCACTGTTGTTGGAGTGTTTACTACACAGCTTAATAG TATACCAGGTTCCGCGGTTTGCGCTTTTACGATGGATGACATTGAGAAGGCTTTCAGAGCAAGATTTAAAGAACAAAAGACTCCAGACTCTGTTTGGACAGCTGTACCTGAAGACAAAGTACCAAAACCAAG GCCTGGTTGCTGTGCAAGACATGGCTTTGCTGAAGGTTATAGGTCTTCTACTGAATTTCCAGATGAAACTCTGGCTTTTATCAAGTCCCATCCCTTGATGGACTCTGCAGTCCCTTCTATCAGCGAAGAGCCTTGGTTCACAAAAACCCGTGTCAG GTACAGATTGACAGCTGTTGCAGTTGACCATCTCGCTGGCCCCTACCTTAACTACACAGTTATATTTGTGGGCTCAGAAGCTGGGATTGTTCTAAAGATCTTAGCCAAGACTAATCCATTTTCTCTGAatgacagtgtattactggaagAAATTGATGCTTACAACCGTGCAAA ATGTTATGGAGGCAATGAAGAAGACCGAAGGGTCGTGTCTCTGCAAATGGATAAAGACCACCACTCCTTATTTGTAGCTTTTTCAGGATGCATTGTTCGTCTGCCTCTAAGCCGCTGTGATCGATATGGCTCATGCAAAAA GTCTTGCATCAGTTCAAGAGATCCTTATTGCGGTTGGCTAAACCATGAAACCTGTGGCAGAGTCAAACCTGGCATGTT TTTTGGTTATGAGCAGGATGTGGAACATGGTAACACGGCACAGCTTGGAGACTGCCATG AAAAATTGTCTACTACAACTACACCAGATTACAAAATATTTGGCGATCCAACATCTG gtGTAAGGTGGGAAGTACACTCGGGAGAATCAAATCAAATGGTGCATATGAATGTGCTGATCACTTGTGTCCTGGCCGCATTTGTTCTTGGAGCTTTCATTGCTGGAGTTATTGTCTACTGCCACCGGGAAATGTTTGCacgaaaaaacagaaaaatacatAAGGATGCTGAGTCTGCCCAATCATGTACTGACTCCAGTGGAAGCTTTGCCAAACTTAATGGTTTGTTTGACAGCCCTGTTAAGGAATACCAACAAAGTATTGATTCGCCTAAACATTATACTAATATACTTACTAGTAGAAAGGAACTTCCACACAGTGGTGAAACCAAGGTCATCATGATGGATGTTCAAGGACAGCCACCTGAACTAGCTGCACTTCCGACGCCTGAATCAACACCAGTGCTTCAGCAAAAGAGCTTACAGCCCATCAAAAACCAGTGGGAAAAAGttcaaaataatttaaatatttcaCGTAAAGAAACCCCTCTTAAAAGTCCACAGTTTTTTCCTTCAAGccctccccctcactctcctcTTGCTCACGGACAAATCCCAAGTGCAGTTGTTCTTCCAAATGCCACCCATGATTACAATACTTCTTTTTCTAATTCCAATGCACACAAATCGGACAAAAAGCTTCATAACCTTGAGCATTCTTTGGTTAAACAGCCAAGTAAAAGAGATCATCGACGTTCTGTGGATTCCAGAAATACGCTGAACGACTTTCTAAAACATCTGAATGAATCTGCGGGGAACCCCAAAGCTATGATGGCAGATATACAAGTAGCTCATCAGAATACCCACCAGACGCCACATCAGACACTGATGCTTGACACTATGGGAAATATGTCTGAAATTCCACCTAAAGTTCCAAATAGGGAGGCATCCTTGTACTCCCCCTCTTCAACTCTTCCACGAAATAGCCCAACAAAACGGGTGGATGTGCCTTCTACCCCAAATGGACAAATGTCATCTTTAGAATCACAAAGAAGTTACCATAAAAACTCTTCCCAGAGGCATTCAATATCAGCTATGCCCAAAACTATGAACTCACCAAATGGTGTCTTGATTTCCAGACAACCTAGTGTTAATAGAGGCGGATATATGCCTCCAAGTCCTAATCCAAGGATGGActacatgcaaggaacacctgtTATAGTTCATCAACAGACTTCCTTATCACGACAAAGCAGCTATACGGGACATGGAACTCTCCCTCGTATGGGAATTAAGAGGACAACTTCAATAAAGCCTGACGTGCCACCAAAACCCTCATTTGCCCCACAAACTACAACAGTTAGACATCTAAATAAATATAGCTACTGA